A genomic region of Azoarcus sp. KH32C contains the following coding sequences:
- a CDS encoding thiol:disulfide interchange protein DsbA/DsbL, whose product MNRRVALKQLSALAALSLVGGVGHAQQEQFKTLSAKVPTEVPGKVEVIEFFSYGCPHCNDFEPLLSRWSKALPADVNFIKVPVTFNRQPWTVLARLYYTLEAMGEANKLSPAVFAAIHEQHRKLDQEDGLFEWVGSVTDAKRFQDTYKSFGVQSRLQRATQLAAAYRVDGVPMMAVDGRFVTSASQTGGYDQMLKVLDQLIARARTEKGRS is encoded by the coding sequence ATGAATCGTCGTGTCGCACTGAAGCAGCTTTCCGCGCTGGCCGCGCTGTCCCTGGTCGGCGGCGTGGGCCACGCTCAGCAGGAGCAGTTCAAGACGCTGTCGGCGAAGGTGCCGACCGAGGTCCCGGGCAAGGTCGAAGTGATCGAGTTCTTCTCTTACGGCTGTCCGCACTGCAACGACTTCGAGCCGCTGCTGAGCCGCTGGTCGAAGGCGCTGCCGGCCGACGTGAATTTCATCAAGGTTCCGGTCACCTTCAACCGCCAGCCATGGACCGTGCTCGCCCGCCTGTACTACACGCTCGAGGCGATGGGTGAAGCGAACAAGCTGAGCCCGGCCGTGTTCGCCGCGATCCACGAGCAGCACCGCAAGCTCGACCAGGAAGACGGGCTGTTCGAGTGGGTCGGCAGCGTCACGGACGCCAAGCGCTTCCAGGACACCTACAAGTCCTTCGGCGTGCAGTCGCGCCTGCAGCGTGCGACCCAGCTCGCCGCAGCCTACCGCGTCGACGGCGTGCCGATGATGGCCGTCGATGGCCGCTTCGTGACCTCCGCATCGCAGACCGGCGGCTACGACCAGATGCTGAAGGTCCTCGACCAGCTGATCGCCCGCGCACGCACCGAGAAGGGCCGCAGCTGA
- a CDS encoding SDR family oxidoreductase, with translation MRVFLTGASSGLGEAFARHYAQRGASLGLVARRGEALAELSASLPGEHLVLPADVGDGAALAAAAEAYVARFGVPDIVIANAGVSVGTLTEYAEDLSAFDRVLRTNVSGMVASFQPFVAAMRQRGSGRLVGIASVAGIRGLPGAGAYSASKAAAIAYLESLRVELHGTGVRVVTLAPGYIETPMTAINPYPMPFILPAAEAARRMAKIIDAGRGYAVVPWQMGVVARLLRVLPNPVFDAVFARAGRKPRGLPL, from the coding sequence CTGCGCGTTTTCCTGACCGGCGCCTCCAGCGGCCTGGGCGAGGCCTTCGCCCGTCACTACGCACAGCGCGGCGCGAGCCTCGGGCTCGTCGCGCGGCGCGGCGAGGCGCTCGCCGAGCTGTCGGCGAGCCTGCCGGGCGAGCATCTGGTATTGCCCGCGGACGTCGGCGATGGGGCGGCGCTTGCCGCCGCAGCCGAAGCCTACGTCGCGCGCTTCGGCGTGCCCGACATCGTGATCGCGAACGCCGGCGTCTCGGTCGGCACGCTGACCGAATACGCCGAAGACCTCTCGGCCTTCGACCGCGTGCTGCGCACCAACGTCAGCGGCATGGTCGCGAGCTTCCAGCCCTTCGTCGCCGCGATGCGGCAACGCGGCTCCGGCCGGCTCGTCGGCATCGCGTCGGTCGCGGGCATCCGCGGCTTGCCGGGCGCGGGCGCCTACAGCGCGTCGAAGGCCGCGGCGATCGCCTATCTCGAAAGCCTGCGCGTCGAACTGCACGGCACCGGCGTGCGGGTCGTGACGCTCGCGCCCGGCTACATCGAGACGCCGATGACCGCGATCAATCCCTATCCGATGCCCTTCATCCTGCCGGCCGCCGAGGCGGCGCGCCGCATGGCGAAGATCATCGACGCCGGACGCGGCTATGCCGTCGTGCCATGGCAGATGGGCGTCGTCGCGCGCCTGCTGCGCGTGCTGCCGAACCCGGTCTTCGATGCCGTATTTGCGCGCGCCGGCCGCAAGCCGCGCGGCCTGCCCCTCTGA
- a CDS encoding PilZ domain-containing protein: MTGENEVLERRKRQRFIARRDGAHCFWVSFGGERLPVLDLSLEGFAVPAATPPEANREFDLVLHCDGVVEEVRGQARVVNFIASAAGGQAGCLFDGFEGEGAARLQAWLSDHVQAVSVLPVSEDEAADIVTGPSLV, from the coding sequence ATGACCGGCGAAAACGAAGTCCTTGAGCGCCGAAAGCGCCAGCGGTTCATTGCGCGGCGTGATGGCGCCCATTGTTTCTGGGTGAGCTTCGGCGGCGAGCGTCTGCCGGTGCTCGATCTTTCCCTCGAAGGTTTCGCCGTGCCGGCCGCGACGCCGCCCGAGGCGAACCGCGAGTTCGATTTGGTGCTGCATTGCGACGGCGTGGTCGAAGAGGTGCGCGGACAGGCGCGGGTCGTCAATTTCATCGCATCCGCCGCGGGCGGGCAGGCCGGTTGCCTGTTCGACGGCTTCGAAGGCGAGGGCGCGGCACGCCTGCAGGCGTGGCTCAGTGATCATGTGCAGGCGGTTTCTGTTTTGCCGGTGAGCGAGGACGAAGCCGCCGACATCGTCACGGGGCCGTCGCTCGTCTAA